One part of the Caproiciproducens sp. CPB-2 genome encodes these proteins:
- a CDS encoding CPC_1213 family protein: MSHTQKDKKGGSDKKQAKTDKKHIRHDPQAESARAKFGKEGQSGYGN; this comes from the coding sequence ATGAGCCATACACAGAAGGACAAGAAGGGCGGCAGCGACAAAAAACAGGCGAAAACGGATAAGAAACACATCAGGCACGACCCTCAGGCCGAGAGCGCCAGAGCGAAATTCGGCAAAGAAGGGCAGAGCGGATACGGGAACTGA
- a CDS encoding heavy-metal-associated domain-containing protein, which translates to MNTMLCSVSGIQNKECKTQIKNALDKIKGVQEVGVNLTTGSVKVEYNEPATEEEIKDCIEHTGFKIEYE; encoded by the coding sequence ATGAATACGATGCTTTGCAGCGTATCGGGAATTCAGAATAAAGAGTGCAAAACCCAAATCAAAAACGCGCTGGACAAAATCAAGGGAGTCCAGGAAGTCGGCGTGAACCTGACGACCGGTTCGGTCAAGGTGGAGTACAATGAGCCCGCCACGGAAGAGGAGATCAAGGACTGCATTGAACACACCGGCTTTAAAATCGAATACGAATAA
- a CDS encoding lysylphosphatidylglycerol synthase transmembrane domain-containing protein gives MQNQKKLATAKNIFSAATILLSIGILAFFLFTEDGMESLGHVLSELQPVWLLWILAGVLAGWFLEGYVLHLLCNHLDKAWTLVESLYIGMVEIFYSALAPFGTGEPMEVYCMTKMGMETGTATSIVAVKSLIHHGVTFVYSFILVAFELNYFQTKVSNFAVIAVFGLVTNSLFILLALVFMMNERLTDLILRTVIRLMDKIHLHKLSRKFYDQVHGQLAVFHDSSKIFGKNYTLYAIAVFFTLIQITIASLLSFFVYRSFNLKGEPVFTMVAADTFVMMAASFIPLPGSSGGAEGGFYLFFREFFGPYIIPGITLWRFSSYYLNILLGSVLVYFGGKKYLPD, from the coding sequence ATGCAGAATCAAAAAAAACTGGCGACTGCTAAAAATATTTTTTCGGCTGCAACCATTTTACTTTCAATAGGAATTCTGGCTTTCTTTCTGTTTACCGAAGACGGTATGGAGAGTTTGGGGCATGTTCTTTCAGAGCTTCAGCCGGTCTGGCTTCTCTGGATTCTGGCGGGGGTGCTTGCCGGGTGGTTTTTGGAGGGATATGTGCTTCACCTGCTCTGCAACCATCTTGACAAAGCGTGGACCCTGGTAGAATCGCTTTATATCGGCATGGTCGAAATTTTTTACAGCGCCCTTGCCCCTTTCGGGACGGGGGAGCCCATGGAAGTCTACTGTATGACAAAGATGGGAATGGAAACAGGCACCGCTACTTCCATCGTGGCCGTAAAGTCCCTGATCCACCATGGGGTTACGTTTGTGTACTCCTTTATTCTGGTCGCGTTTGAGCTGAATTATTTTCAGACCAAAGTAAGTAATTTTGCCGTGATCGCCGTTTTCGGGCTGGTTACCAACAGCCTTTTTATTTTGCTTGCGCTGGTTTTCATGATGAATGAAAGGCTTACCGATTTGATCCTGCGGACGGTTATCCGCTTGATGGACAAAATTCACCTTCATAAGCTTTCTCGGAAATTTTACGATCAGGTGCACGGTCAGCTTGCTGTTTTTCACGACAGCTCTAAAATTTTCGGGAAAAATTACACCCTGTATGCGATCGCGGTTTTCTTCACGCTGATTCAGATTACGATTGCCAGCCTGTTATCCTTCTTTGTTTACCGCAGCTTTAACCTGAAGGGGGAGCCGGTGTTTACGATGGTTGCGGCGGATACTTTTGTCATGATGGCCGCGTCGTTCATTCCGCTGCCGGGTTCTTCCGGCGGCGCGGAGGGGGGATTCTATCTCTTCTTCCGGGAATTCTTCGGCCCGTATATCATTCCGGGAATCACCCTTTGGAGATTTTCAAGCTATTATCTTAATATTCTTCTGGGAAGCGTGCTCGTTTATTTCGGAGGGAAGAAATATCTTCCCGATTGA
- a CDS encoding DedA family protein: MQDWIIGIINQYGYFGIALLIAVENIFPPIPSEVILTFSGFMTTVTDLKIWGVVLSATIGSVLGAVVLYSVGRLMSPQRLERLLGGKLGRVLHLKREDVRHAGAWFARRGKFTVFFCRFIPVVRSLISIPAGMAKMRMGMFLLLTALGTLLWNVVLVYLGAFFGSSWETVVRYVDTYSVAAIAVVAASLVGFCAWYFLRRSKRR; the protein is encoded by the coding sequence ATGCAGGATTGGATCATAGGGATTATCAACCAATACGGCTATTTTGGAATCGCGCTGCTGATTGCGGTTGAAAACATATTTCCCCCTATTCCGTCGGAGGTGATTTTAACCTTCAGCGGATTCATGACCACGGTAACGGACCTGAAAATATGGGGCGTGGTGCTTTCGGCGACCATTGGCTCCGTTCTGGGCGCCGTGGTTTTGTACAGCGTGGGCAGGCTGATGAGCCCGCAGCGGCTGGAGCGTCTGCTGGGCGGGAAGCTGGGGAGAGTCCTTCATTTAAAAAGGGAGGACGTCCGCCACGCGGGAGCGTGGTTTGCCCGGCGGGGAAAGTTTACGGTGTTTTTCTGCCGGTTTATTCCCGTCGTGCGCAGCCTCATTTCCATCCCCGCCGGAATGGCAAAAATGAGGATGGGGATGTTTTTGCTGCTGACCGCGCTGGGAACGCTTCTGTGGAACGTCGTTCTGGTTTATCTGGGGGCTTTTTTCGGCTCTTCCTGGGAAACGGTGGTACGGTATGTGGATACTTACTCGGTGGCTGCGATCGCGGTCGTCGCCGCATCTCTGGTTGGTTTCTGTGCGTGGTACTTTCTCAGAAGGTCAAAGCGCCGGTAA
- a CDS encoding chemotaxis protein CheW — MLTPYQLSENSMSGQFLPFRLDNEIFAIESMYVTAISKMLMISPLPGTPEYCKGIAKVEGRILPVIDMRLKLRKNSIPYNDETPIIMVNLEGAQSGLIVDTLADVLTVYPGCPDGDEEPLPKSNPYFKGIIKVSGSPAMVLDCKKILMEDGIFDLAQLVS; from the coding sequence ATGTTAACACCGTATCAATTATCTGAAAATTCAATGAGCGGACAGTTTTTGCCATTCCGGCTGGACAATGAAATTTTTGCAATTGAAAGCATGTATGTAACGGCTATCTCCAAAATGCTGATGATTTCTCCCCTGCCCGGCACCCCGGAATACTGCAAGGGAATTGCCAAAGTAGAGGGAAGGATTCTCCCGGTCATCGACATGCGCTTAAAACTGCGCAAAAATTCCATCCCCTACAATGATGAGACACCGATCATCATGGTCAACCTGGAAGGAGCACAGAGCGGGCTGATCGTAGACACGCTGGCGGACGTTCTGACCGTATACCCCGGATGTCCCGACGGAGATGAGGAACCTCTTCCAAAATCAAATCCGTATTTTAAAGGCATCATAAAAGTCAGCGGCAGCCCGGCAATGGTTCTGGACTGCAAAAAGATCCTGATGGAAGACGGTATTTTTGATCTGGCCCAGCTTGTCTCTTAA
- a CDS encoding DUF362 domain-containing protein, producing the protein MGASKVYFTDFSATPSCNLLQKLEKLVRKAGMESIDFKDKYTAIKIHFGEPGNISYLRPNYAKVIVDLIKKQGGKAFLTDCNTLYVGRRKNALDHLDAAYENGFNPFATGCHAIIADGLKGTDEALVPIDGEYVREAKIGRAMMDADIFLTLTHFKGHESTGFGGTLKNVGMGCGSRAGKMEMHSAGKPIVDKELCRGCGMCRKNCAHDAISFDEHKKAQIDHDKCVGCGRCIGACNFDAVNPMGDETNDILNCKIAEYAYAVLKDRPQFHISLVVDVSPYCDCHAENDIPIVPDVGMFASFDPVALDVACADAVNRQPVLSGSILSKKPHDHHDYFTDTHPETNWKSCIDHAVKIGLGSREYELITVK; encoded by the coding sequence ATGGGAGCTTCAAAAGTATATTTCACGGATTTCAGTGCGACACCAAGCTGCAATTTGCTGCAGAAGCTGGAAAAGCTGGTCAGGAAAGCGGGAATGGAATCCATTGATTTTAAAGACAAATATACGGCCATCAAAATTCATTTTGGGGAGCCGGGCAATATTTCCTACCTGCGCCCCAACTACGCGAAGGTCATTGTGGACCTCATTAAAAAACAGGGAGGAAAGGCGTTTCTTACCGATTGCAATACCCTGTATGTGGGCAGAAGGAAGAATGCGCTCGATCACCTTGACGCGGCGTATGAAAACGGCTTCAACCCCTTTGCGACCGGCTGTCATGCGATCATTGCGGACGGCCTGAAGGGAACCGACGAGGCCCTGGTCCCGATCGACGGCGAATATGTCAGGGAAGCCAAAATCGGCCGTGCGATGATGGACGCCGATATTTTCCTCACCCTGACCCATTTTAAGGGCCATGAGTCCACCGGGTTCGGCGGCACGCTGAAGAATGTGGGAATGGGCTGCGGCTCCCGCGCGGGGAAAATGGAAATGCACAGCGCCGGCAAGCCGATTGTGGATAAAGAGCTTTGCAGAGGCTGTGGGATGTGCCGCAAAAACTGCGCACATGACGCGATTTCCTTTGACGAACATAAAAAGGCGCAGATCGACCACGATAAGTGTGTCGGCTGCGGCCGCTGCATCGGCGCCTGCAATTTCGACGCGGTAAACCCCATGGGCGATGAAACGAATGATATTCTGAACTGCAAAATCGCGGAATATGCGTACGCCGTTTTAAAGGACCGTCCGCAGTTCCATATCAGCCTTGTGGTGGATGTTTCCCCGTACTGCGACTGCCATGCCGAAAACGATATCCCGATCGTTCCGGATGTCGGGATGTTTGCTTCCTTTGACCCGGTGGCGCTGGATGTCGCCTGTGCCGACGCGGTCAACCGCCAGCCCGTTCTCAGCGGCAGCATCCTGTCGAAAAAGCCGCACGACCATCATGACTATTTTACCGACACGCATCCGGAGACCAACTGGAAAAGCTGCATCGACCACGCTGTAAAGATCGGTCTGGGCAGCCGGGAATATGAATTGATCACAGTAAAGTAA
- a CDS encoding MATE family efflux transporter — protein MKFEFLHQSTEQRRDLILHGNILQTLMMLSLPTLMMSVIQSLMPLTDGLFINNAAGTLVASAVTYSEPVINMMTALAQGLSVAAMAIIGQANGHGDFDRVRSISAQIVVFSFTMGFCIAPLSALVAFPISANVDPEISHNVMLYISLYAFVLPFSFLESIYNAIKNATGKPEATFIRMLLMLFLKIIFNIVFVVWLRLEVVGCVLSSFFANFLICGWMFYELFVREGEDKLTLKGFRFDKRLIFQLFQVGVPAMLTSLMLNLGFFLINNETQKYGAVVLNGQGIANNITAVCFNLPAAFGSAITTMVSLNIGAEQPDKAKRSCLIGCVASAVTAVAIIALIVPTSPFLTVLFTQRADVLEVANRALHIYTYSVVGFGVCMAVQGAFIGLGRTGVPLVLGVLRIWLLRYLFILATEQALQFYSVFWGNLFSNYAAAVISIILILRVKWSSVLR, from the coding sequence TTGAAATTTGAATTTTTACATCAGAGTACCGAGCAGAGACGGGACCTGATTCTGCACGGAAATATATTGCAGACCCTGATGATGCTGTCACTGCCAACGCTGATGATGAGCGTCATACAGTCTCTGATGCCGTTGACGGACGGACTTTTTATCAATAATGCGGCGGGAACGCTGGTCGCGAGCGCGGTCACCTACAGCGAACCCGTCATCAACATGATGACGGCGCTGGCCCAGGGGCTGAGCGTAGCGGCGATGGCCATTATCGGCCAAGCGAACGGCCACGGCGATTTTGACCGGGTACGGAGCATTTCCGCGCAGATCGTCGTGTTTTCCTTTACCATGGGGTTTTGCATCGCGCCCCTGTCCGCGCTGGTGGCGTTTCCGATTTCGGCCAATGTGGACCCGGAAATCTCGCACAATGTCATGCTGTATATCAGCCTTTATGCGTTTGTTCTGCCGTTTTCCTTTTTGGAGAGCATCTACAACGCGATCAAGAACGCTACCGGAAAACCGGAGGCTACCTTTATCCGCATGCTGCTTATGCTCTTCCTGAAAATTATTTTTAATATCGTATTCGTCGTCTGGCTGCGGCTGGAGGTAGTCGGCTGCGTGCTCTCTTCGTTCTTCGCCAACTTCCTGATCTGCGGCTGGATGTTCTATGAGCTGTTTGTCAGGGAGGGAGAGGACAAGCTTACCCTGAAAGGATTCCGGTTTGACAAACGGCTGATTTTTCAGCTTTTCCAGGTGGGGGTTCCCGCCATGCTGACCAGCCTGATGCTGAATCTCGGCTTTTTCCTGATCAATAACGAAACCCAGAAATACGGCGCGGTGGTCCTAAACGGGCAGGGCATCGCCAACAATATTACCGCCGTCTGCTTTAATCTGCCGGCGGCGTTCGGTTCGGCCATAACGACCATGGTCAGCCTGAATATCGGGGCGGAGCAGCCGGACAAAGCGAAGCGTTCCTGCCTGATCGGGTGCGTGGCCAGCGCGGTGACGGCTGTCGCCATCATCGCCCTGATCGTACCGACGTCCCCCTTCCTTACGGTTTTGTTCACGCAGAGGGCGGACGTGCTGGAGGTAGCCAACAGGGCGCTGCACATCTACACCTATTCCGTGGTGGGCTTCGGCGTCTGTATGGCGGTGCAGGGCGCGTTTATCGGCCTTGGCCGTACCGGCGTGCCGCTGGTGCTGGGCGTTTTGCGTATCTGGCTTTTGCGGTATCTTTTTATTCTGGCCACGGAACAGGCGCTGCAGTTCTATTCCGTTTTCTGGGGCAACCTGTTTTCCAATTATGCAGCCGCGGTCATTTCCATCATCCTGATCCTGCGGGTAAAATGGTCCTCCGTGCTGCGTTAG
- a CDS encoding phosphodiester glycosidase family protein gives MNIRTKSKTKKGIVCAAVLCLAALQVTSASPVQALGAPDISISTASSLVDEIKTTVAFGLTQKEFIYTDQSGKRLTCFIMEYNPQQAGVTLAAGTPHDGTKIGLATVRDQAGAAVRNGKQVVAAINADMYNMSTGDPWGVVVKDGAEIHSYAPVRTWWKFFGVKKDGFPIYGDRRTYEANKGNIQQALGIHSILVDGGIVVNTDLTSTLAPRNAVGVRSDNSVFFLLADGRKDPYSHGLTLQQTAQLMKDLGAVWAGNLDGGGSSTLMTRTPGETALTVKNHPSDGWERAVANSWLFIANPKPDGVFVSAALTPYDKTYSPKSIVPITAKGLDFSGAPTALPKSGLSWALSDFSFGSIGQDGVFSSNGKEGQVQVQLWYNGGIVGSTYVEIATPDNYVSVGTVSPNAGKDAGLTATYQGREVILTMNKSDW, from the coding sequence ATGAATATCAGAACAAAATCGAAAACGAAAAAAGGAATCGTTTGCGCGGCGGTCCTTTGTCTGGCGGCCCTGCAGGTCACATCGGCAAGCCCGGTGCAGGCCCTCGGCGCTCCGGATATTTCCATCAGCACGGCGTCCTCTCTGGTGGATGAGATCAAAACCACCGTCGCGTTCGGACTCACCCAGAAGGAATTTATATACACCGATCAATCCGGCAAAAGGCTGACCTGCTTTATCATGGAGTACAATCCGCAGCAGGCCGGCGTGACCCTTGCGGCGGGCACTCCGCACGACGGAACGAAAATCGGCCTCGCCACCGTACGGGACCAGGCGGGCGCCGCGGTCCGAAACGGAAAACAGGTGGTTGCCGCCATCAACGCGGATATGTACAATATGAGCACGGGCGACCCGTGGGGCGTAGTGGTCAAGGACGGAGCCGAAATCCACTCCTATGCGCCGGTGCGAACCTGGTGGAAGTTTTTCGGCGTTAAAAAAGACGGTTTCCCGATTTACGGAGACCGCCGGACTTACGAAGCCAACAAGGGAAACATCCAGCAGGCGCTGGGTATTCACAGTATTCTGGTCGACGGCGGCATCGTCGTCAACACGGACCTGACGTCCACGCTTGCCCCCCGCAACGCCGTGGGCGTGCGCAGTGACAACTCCGTTTTCTTCCTGCTGGCGGACGGCAGAAAGGACCCGTATTCCCACGGGCTGACGCTGCAGCAGACCGCGCAGCTGATGAAGGACCTGGGAGCGGTGTGGGCCGGAAACCTGGACGGCGGCGGCTCGTCCACCCTGATGACCAGGACCCCCGGAGAAACCGCGCTGACCGTAAAAAACCATCCTTCCGACGGCTGGGAGCGCGCCGTAGCCAATTCGTGGCTCTTTATCGCCAACCCGAAGCCGGACGGCGTCTTTGTCTCCGCCGCGCTGACGCCCTATGACAAAACCTATTCCCCGAAATCCATCGTTCCGATCACCGCGAAGGGGCTGGATTTCTCGGGCGCTCCGACCGCCCTTCCCAAAAGCGGGTTAAGCTGGGCGCTGTCCGATTTCAGCTTTGGCAGCATCGGCCAGGACGGTGTTTTCTCCTCCAACGGCAAAGAGGGGCAGGTACAGGTACAGCTTTGGTACAACGGCGGGATCGTCGGTTCCACCTACGTTGAAATCGCCACACCGGACAATTATGTCTCTGTCGGCACCGTCTCGCCGAACGCCGGGAAAGACGCCGGACTGACGGCCACCTATCAGGGACGCGAGGTCATCCTGACTATGAACAAATCGGACTGGTAA
- a CDS encoding bifunctional hydroxymethylpyrimidine kinase/phosphomethylpyrimidine kinase: protein MAIHDLPCFGKGLLTAALPILSAAGIETAVLPTAVLSARRDGFPDCTYRGLAGDIPKIQEHWKSLGLKFDGICTGDLNSPEQVKAVFALIDGFQKEDALVLVNPDMADGGKLYPHLGGTFPAEMRNLCGKANVLVLNLTEASLLLNEPYLKGPYKRVYIDSILKKLGGLGPEKIALTGVRFDAAHPGAAVYDTKNGEIDYVLSDCTEGDCRGAEGVFASALFAALLNDFPLVKAARIAADFTVEGIRRTRAAGSDFRFGISFEAGIPDFLKALKLFG, encoded by the coding sequence TTGGCGATCCATGACCTGCCCTGCTTCGGGAAAGGCCTGCTGACGGCTGCGCTGCCCATTCTTTCGGCGGCGGGAATCGAAACGGCCGTGCTTCCCACCGCGGTGCTGTCCGCCCGCAGGGACGGATTCCCGGACTGTACATATCGCGGTCTTGCGGGGGATATCCCCAAAATTCAGGAGCACTGGAAAAGCCTTGGGCTGAAGTTTGACGGGATCTGTACCGGTGATCTGAACTCCCCGGAACAGGTAAAAGCCGTATTCGCCCTGATCGACGGATTTCAGAAGGAGGATGCGCTCGTTCTTGTGAACCCGGACATGGCGGACGGCGGAAAGCTGTATCCGCACCTGGGCGGCACGTTCCCGGCGGAGATGAGAAACCTCTGCGGCAAAGCGAATGTCCTTGTGCTGAATCTGACGGAAGCCTCTCTTCTGCTGAACGAACCGTATCTGAAAGGGCCGTACAAAAGAGTTTATATTGACAGTATTTTAAAGAAGCTGGGTGGGCTTGGCCCGGAAAAAATTGCTCTGACCGGCGTCCGCTTCGACGCGGCCCATCCGGGCGCCGCGGTCTACGACACGAAAAACGGAGAAATCGATTATGTCCTTTCCGATTGTACGGAAGGAGACTGCCGCGGAGCGGAGGGCGTTTTCGCAAGCGCATTGTTCGCCGCGCTTCTGAACGATTTTCCGCTTGTAAAGGCGGCCCGGATCGCTGCCGATTTTACGGTGGAAGGAATCCGCCGGACCCGGGCGGCGGGTTCGGATTTCCGCTTCGGGATCAGCTTTGAAGCCGGTATCCCGGATTTTCTCAAAGCATTGAAGCTTTTCGGCTAA